In a single window of the Salmo trutta chromosome 23, fSalTru1.1, whole genome shotgun sequence genome:
- the LOC115159996 gene encoding prostaglandin E synthase 2 has protein sequence MHCGSRLCKPKMSASRCNSFCRTGWYVLRVPIAKISLAVALSHFPSRCSARAYGTGGTTFGSKLISTLPLRATNRRVFGFAFLFGGGVGLYQTIKFSFQQHFAEDELSNLPNLQYGIPTNQGSDLTFATDLTFTLYQYKTCPYCSKVRAFLDYYGFPYKVVEVNPVMHTEIKWSEYQKVPILMVEGKEIVQLNNSSVIISAMKTCMIDKERTMSEVVQYFPRLPSTNAWGNEVLEYTNKYWVMLNEIKITEVYTSKNARKEEVRWRQWADDWLVNRIKPNVYRTPAEALATYDHIVREGNFGSVPFAKYGGAFYMFWASKLLKIWYKLQDDVREDLYMAVNEWITAIGRKRKFMGGDKPNLADLAVYGVLRSMQDLEAFYDVMENTKVKKWYLATEKQLLIPKIMGVEVPKDKMDGALEDLEGWSRTWTAARSRSSRS, from the exons ATGCATTGTGGGAGCAGGTTGTGTAAACCAAAAATGTCAGCCTCGCGTTGCAACAGTTTTTGTCGGACCGGCTGGTATGTTTTGCGGGTTCCGATAGCCAAAATCAGCCTAGCAGTTGCACTATCTCATTTCCCGTCGAGGTGCAGTGCCAGGGCATATGGCACAGGCGGCACCACGTTTGGATCCAAACTCATCTCCACTCTCCCCTTGCGCGCAACCAACAGGCGCGTCTTTGGGTTCGCTTTTTTGTTCGGAGGGGGAGTCGGCTTGTATCAAACCATAAAATTCTCATTTCAACAGCATTTTGCAGAGGATGAATTGTCCAAT CTCCCCAATCTCCAATATGGCATCCCCACAAACCAGGGTTCTGACTTGACGTTTGCCACCGACTTAACGTTTACCTTATACCAATACAAGACCTGTCCATACTGCAGCAAAGTGCGGGCTTTCCTCGACTACTATGGTTTTCCATATAAGGTTGTGGAAGTCAACCCTGTCATGCACACGGAGATCAAATGGTCGGAGTACCAAAAGGTGCCCATTCTTATGGTGGAGGGGAAAGAAATTGTG CAACTGAACAACTCATCTGTCATTATCAGTGCAATGAAGACGTGCATGATTGACAA AGAAAGAACAATGTCAGAGGTTGTTCAGTACTTCCCGAGACTCCCGTCTACCAATGCCTGGGGGAATGAAGTTCTGGAGTACACTAACAAATACTGGGTGATGTTGAATGAGATTAAGATCACTGAGGTGTACACATCTAAAAATGCCAGAAA GGAGGAGGTACGATGGCGTCAGTGGGCCGATGACTGGCTAGTGAATCGGATAAAGCCTAATGTGTACAGGACTCCCGCTGAGGCCTTAGCCACCTATGACCACATAGTGCGTGAGGGCAACTTTGGTTCTGTTCCTTTTGCCAAGTATGGAGGGGCCTTCTATATGTTCTGGGCCTCCAAGCTCCTGAAAATCTG GTACAAGTTACAGGACGATGTAAGGGAAGATTTGTACATGGCTGTGAATGAGTGGATAACGGCTATTGGGAGGAAGAGGAAATTCATGGGTGGTGACAAACCCAACCTCGCTGATCTG GCGGTGTATGGAGTCCTCCGATCCATGCAGGACCTGGAGGCCTTTTACGACGTGATGGAGAACACCAAGGTGAAGAAGTGGTATCTGGCCACAGAGAAACAA CTGTTGATACCAAAGATCATGGGTGTGGAAGTCCCCAAGGACAAGATGGATGGAGCACTGGAGGACCTAGAGGGCTGGTCGAGAACATGGACGGCAGCAAGAAGCAGGTCTTCAAGATCTTGA